One Festucalex cinctus isolate MCC-2025b chromosome 1, RoL_Fcin_1.0, whole genome shotgun sequence genomic region harbors:
- the ift57 gene encoding intraflagellar transport protein 57 homolog isoform X2: MAEDGRRGWDEDERGPGAAHHGFVLMEALVDKLKILNCDQELLEKHNMKPLSRHYFVSSPYLAANPGEQFYVFTIMAAWLINCAGRSFAGPQEDDEPAAVVANILAELRALGVKVDFPPSKLKSGSGEHVCFVLNALAEHALKRRGFSFQRPKYPTETAEEESVTDDHAELALDDPDRVAEEEDDDEDEENLVDLEALTLQSTRKEVAAATTKPDEILRSTVDVAEWNLEVERVLPLLKVTIRTDNKDWRVHVDQMHQHQDAIKSSLHEAKGYLDKLEEDISRTLEKVSSREKYINKQLEGVIGEHRAAQAKLSEVRERYQHASGGVAQRTRLLAELSEELEKVKQEMEERGSSMSDGAAVVKIKQSAGKLKQETARMDVRAGVVAHMLLHAKLKHKSDIRFHMHADDDGDF, translated from the exons ATGGCGGAGGACGGTCGCCGCGGGTGGGATGAGGACGAACGCGGTCCGGGAGCTGCTCATCACGGCTTCGTGCTCATGGAGGCGCTGGTGGACAAGCTGAAAATCTTGAACTGCGACCAGGAGCTGCTGGAAAAACACAACATGAAGCCTCTCTCCAG ACACTATTTTGTGTCCAGCCCTTACCTGGCGGCCAATCCGGGCGAGCAGTTTTACGTGTTCACCATCATGGCCGCCTGGCTGATCAACTGCGCGGGCCGAAGCTTCGCCGGACCCCAGGAGGACGACGAGCCCGCCGCCGTCGTCGCCAACATCTTGGCCGAGCTCAGGGCGCTC GGCGTGAAGGTGGACTTCCCGCCGTCCAAGCTGAAGTCGGGGTCGGGCGAGCACGTGTGCTTCGTGTTGAACGCGCTGGCCGAACACGCGCTCAAGAGGCGGGGATTCTCCTTTCAAAG GCCAAAGTACCCAACGGAAACCGCCGAAGAAGAATCGGTGACGGACGACCACGCGGAACTCGCGCTGGACGATCCGGACCGCGTCGCC gaggaggaggacgatgatgaagatgaggagaaCCTGGTGGACTTGGAGGCGCTGACCCTGCAGAGCACGCGTAAA GAAGTGGCGGCGGCAACGACCAAACCGGACGAGATCCTGAGGTCCACGGTGGACGTGGCCGAGTGGAACCTGGAGGTGGAGAGGGTCCTGCCCCTCCTCAAAGTCACCATCAGGACCGACAACAAG GACTGGAGGGTCCACGTGGACCAGATGCACCAGCACCAGGACGCCATCAAGTCTTCGCTCCACGAGGCCAAG GGCTACCTGGACAAGCTGGAGGAGGACATCAGCAGGACGTTGGAGAAGGTGTCCAGTCGAGAGAAGTACATCAACAAGCAGCTGGAAGGCGTCATCGGCGAACATCGCGCCGCCCAGGCCAAACTCAGCGAG GTCAGGGAGCGCTACCAGCACGCCAGCGGGGGCGTGGCCCAGAGGACGCGACTCCTGGCCGAG CTGAGCGAAGAGTTGGAGAAGGTGAAGCAGGAGATGGAGGAGCGAGGCAGCAGCATGTCGGACGGAG CGGCGGTGGTGAAGATCAAGCAGAGCGCCGGCAAGCTGAAGCAGGAGACGGCGCGCATGGACGTGCGCGCCGGCGTGGTGGCGCACATGCTGCTGCACGCCAAACTCAAGCACAAGTCCGACATCCGCTTCCACATGCACGCCGACGACGACGGCGACTTCTGA
- the ift57 gene encoding intraflagellar transport protein 57 homolog isoform X3, which translates to MAEDGRRGWDEDERGPGAAHHGFVLMEALVDKLKILNCDQELLEKHNMKPLSRHYFVSSPYLAANPGEQFYVFTIMAAWLINCAGRSFAGPQEDDEPAAVVANILAELRALGVKVDFPPSKLKSGSGEHVCFVLNALAEHALKRRGFSFQRPKYPTETAEEESVTDDHAELALDDPDRVAEEEDDDEDEENLVDLEALTLQSTRKEVAAATTKPDEILRSTVDVAEWNLEVERVLPLLKVTIRTDNKGYLDKLEEDISRTLEKVSSREKYINKQLEGVIGEHRAAQAKLSEVRERYQHASGGVAQRTRLLAELSEELEKVKQEMEERGSSMSDGAAVVKIKQSAGKLKQETARMDVRAGVVAHMLLHAKLKHKSDIRFHMHADDDGDF; encoded by the exons ATGGCGGAGGACGGTCGCCGCGGGTGGGATGAGGACGAACGCGGTCCGGGAGCTGCTCATCACGGCTTCGTGCTCATGGAGGCGCTGGTGGACAAGCTGAAAATCTTGAACTGCGACCAGGAGCTGCTGGAAAAACACAACATGAAGCCTCTCTCCAG ACACTATTTTGTGTCCAGCCCTTACCTGGCGGCCAATCCGGGCGAGCAGTTTTACGTGTTCACCATCATGGCCGCCTGGCTGATCAACTGCGCGGGCCGAAGCTTCGCCGGACCCCAGGAGGACGACGAGCCCGCCGCCGTCGTCGCCAACATCTTGGCCGAGCTCAGGGCGCTC GGCGTGAAGGTGGACTTCCCGCCGTCCAAGCTGAAGTCGGGGTCGGGCGAGCACGTGTGCTTCGTGTTGAACGCGCTGGCCGAACACGCGCTCAAGAGGCGGGGATTCTCCTTTCAAAG GCCAAAGTACCCAACGGAAACCGCCGAAGAAGAATCGGTGACGGACGACCACGCGGAACTCGCGCTGGACGATCCGGACCGCGTCGCC gaggaggaggacgatgatgaagatgaggagaaCCTGGTGGACTTGGAGGCGCTGACCCTGCAGAGCACGCGTAAA GAAGTGGCGGCGGCAACGACCAAACCGGACGAGATCCTGAGGTCCACGGTGGACGTGGCCGAGTGGAACCTGGAGGTGGAGAGGGTCCTGCCCCTCCTCAAAGTCACCATCAGGACCGACAACAAG GGCTACCTGGACAAGCTGGAGGAGGACATCAGCAGGACGTTGGAGAAGGTGTCCAGTCGAGAGAAGTACATCAACAAGCAGCTGGAAGGCGTCATCGGCGAACATCGCGCCGCCCAGGCCAAACTCAGCGAG GTCAGGGAGCGCTACCAGCACGCCAGCGGGGGCGTGGCCCAGAGGACGCGACTCCTGGCCGAG CTGAGCGAAGAGTTGGAGAAGGTGAAGCAGGAGATGGAGGAGCGAGGCAGCAGCATGTCGGACGGAG CGGCGGTGGTGAAGATCAAGCAGAGCGCCGGCAAGCTGAAGCAGGAGACGGCGCGCATGGACGTGCGCGCCGGCGTGGTGGCGCACATGCTGCTGCACGCCAAACTCAAGCACAAGTCCGACATCCGCTTCCACATGCACGCCGACGACGACGGCGACTTCTGA